One stretch of Chitinophaga pendula DNA includes these proteins:
- a CDS encoding CvfB family protein, protein MIKIGDYNWLRVKKQADFGVYLEGIDQEILLPKRFVPANTKIGDELKVFLYHDSENRLIATTQEPKGVVGDIVNLQAVSVTPQGAFLDWGLMKDIFVPLSQQLSRMVPKQEYLVRIYIDEMTGRVAATEKIEQFLSNDPLTVSEKEMVNITIYRRTEIGFVVIINNKHTGILHFGDVFRTVDIGDQLQGFVKAIREDNKLDVVLGQPGYKKVEDESEKIIRLLKENNNYLPYHDKSDPEEIYEFFGMSKKTFKMTTGALYKQRRIAFTQTGIQLIEE, encoded by the coding sequence ATGATAAAGATCGGCGACTATAACTGGCTACGCGTTAAAAAACAGGCAGATTTCGGTGTATACCTCGAAGGAATTGATCAGGAAATATTACTGCCCAAACGTTTCGTACCTGCCAATACCAAAATAGGGGATGAACTGAAAGTGTTCCTTTATCATGACTCGGAAAACAGGCTCATCGCCACCACCCAAGAGCCAAAAGGTGTAGTAGGGGATATAGTCAACCTTCAGGCCGTTAGCGTCACCCCACAGGGCGCATTCCTCGACTGGGGCCTCATGAAAGACATCTTCGTCCCGCTCTCTCAACAACTCTCCCGCATGGTTCCCAAACAGGAATACCTCGTCAGGATCTATATCGACGAAATGACAGGAAGAGTAGCCGCCACCGAAAAAATAGAACAGTTCCTCAGCAACGATCCCCTCACCGTAAGCGAAAAAGAAATGGTCAACATCACCATCTATCGCCGCACAGAGATCGGATTCGTAGTCATCATCAATAACAAACATACCGGTATCCTCCACTTCGGCGACGTATTCCGTACCGTAGATATCGGCGACCAACTCCAGGGCTTCGTCAAAGCAATACGCGAAGACAATAAACTGGATGTCGTACTCGGACAACCTGGCTATAAAAAAGTAGAAGACGAAAGCGAAAAGATCATTCGCCTACTCAAAGAAAATAATAACTACCTCCCGTATCACGATAAATCCGATCCGGAAGAGATCTATGAATTCTTCGGCATGAGCAAAAAAACATTCAAAATGACAACCGGTGCCTTGTACAAACAACGCCGCATCGCCTTTACACAAACAGGCATCCAACTGATAGAAGAATAA